In the genome of Mastomys coucha isolate ucsf_1 unplaced genomic scaffold, UCSF_Mcou_1 pScaffold21, whole genome shotgun sequence, the window ACTCACATCTTTCCCCCTTGGTGCTCCCCCTATAACACCCTAGATAAAGATGGGGGAGGCAGGGCCTGACGGGacaagcctgtgatcccagctactcgggaggctgagacagaaagatcgTAAGTTGACAAGTAGCTCGGGCAACTTAGGGAGACCCTGCACTGAAAATAGAGAAAGCTGGTAAAGTAAGTGGCAGAGCACTCGCCTGCACGCACAGGCCCTGTGTTTAATCCTAAGACTATAGGGGAATCAAACTTCTGCAGTGCTACTAAGAGGAATGCTGTATCTCCTTCAACTAGCCCTACCCTGCCCTCACAGCCCCCAGGAACGAAACCTACTATATACCCTCCACTTCTCACTCCACAAGCCATCTTGGACCCTTGGCCTGACCGTAGCTGTGGAACACTACTCCTGCCTCCCATGGTTACTGCCTCTCTTCTCACTCTTCCACAGAGTTCATTGCTCACAACTTGGCAGAGCTGACATATGCCATATTCCCACCCTTTAATCCCTGCTGCATGGGACTGGAAGGCttggagaagagactgggacACAACTGGAACTCTGGCATATTGACACAAAATCCCTAAAGCCTGGCCTGCCCCTCTgaatagacacatgcacacatatttggCACATATAGGGACAAACATGCCAAAGACTTCCAGCTAATAGCAGTCAAGTATCTACTGATAGACACAAATGCCAGGACTTCGTCCTTGCATACATACCTCCACATACACTCTTGGACCAGAagtctttcccctcctccttcccctctacctcccatctggtctctctccctcaccccccttCCTAGCCCAAGGTGGGGACAGACACCTGAGGGGCTGCCAGCTGTTTCCCCACTTGGGCCTGGGCCCACCCTCATACTTCTTGCCCATCCTATTCACAGGGGACTCGTGGGGGATGTTAGCTTGCCTATGCACGGTGCTGTGGCACCTCCCTGCAGTGCCAGCTCTTAATCGCACAGGAGATCCAGGCCCTGGCCCCTCCATCCAGAAAACCTATGACCTCACCCGCTACCTGGAGCATCAACTCCGCAGCTTAGCTGGGACCTACGTGAGTATTCCCTTTGGcgaagaggaagcagaggcttTTGGGAAGAGAGAGCATGGGACAGGGGTCCTAGTGAATAATGGGGTGATGAGAGGACCTTTGGGTCCACACAGTTTCTCCTTCTGGCCTATCTTTTGCCCTTCCCTCTCAGGTGCCCCCCCATCCTGGCCTCAGGAGTAGGCATGTGGGCAGGCCTCGAACCCGCCTTGGCTCATTGCCCCATTGGCTGGCAGCCCAGCTGCCTGCCTCCCCCTGGGGGCTGGGGAAGTCTCCTCTGTTTACACCGTGTTGTGGTGTCTCTTGCAAGGGTGGGGctgggtggggatggaggggcCCCACCTTATATGCTTGTGTTCCAGCTCGCCTCTACCCCCAGACCTGGGGCCCTGTTGTTCTGGACCCATGggcctccctctgtctgcctctcccaTCCTTCACAGACCTCTTAGGGGGTCAGAGGAGGGGTCTACAAAGAATCGAGGGCAGTCAAGGCAAGGGGTTCAGGGTATGGTGGGTGGTTGTACCATTAGAATTTGAGGGTAGTCTAGAGGTGTTCACAGAGcccaggagagatggagagaggagtggAGGCAGTGAGGACCATGGGGAACAGGCCCCTCTTCCCGTGTTCCTCTTCCACATCCCAGACCCTACTCCTGAGCCagggaagaaaaagggaggaggtTGCGGGGGAGCTGGCTCCAGCCCCAGGATATACCGAGGAAATTAGTTTGTCTCTGTGCTTGTCAGCGTGTGAACCTCCCCCTGGGCCCGTGCCTATCCCAGGCCTcgcccctcttctctctcccttccagttGCACATCTCCCACATCCCCTTCCCTGGGCCTCAGGCTGTTCCCCTGAGACATTGGCAAGGTCTTTGCCCTCTTCCTTTGCTACTCTGCCTCCCATGctcttcctcctgtcctctctttagatttcctcagtttcttcctttacAGCTCTGCTTCTAGCAACTGAATCCTCTTCTTTGGGGTAAGTATGTTGCTATCTCTTGACCCTTTGGCCTGTTGAAGAGGAGTTTTTGGTGTCACCAGATCCCTTTGCCTTTGATACGGACTCTCCTCTGGCTAGTTTCCCTGCACAGAAAACCTCTGCTTAAGTCTGCTACCCTCTCTAATTCCCGACCCTTTCTCTCCTAACTTCCTCTGCCAAATTTCTTGAAGGAGTCGTCTACaccctctgcctccacttcctctccACCCACTCACTTGTTAACCCCCTGCAATCTGGCTTCCAGGCCACGGCAACCATCTCTCCCAGGTCATCAGGCATCTCCTTCTCACCAAACCCGACAGCATTTTCTGCGGCTCACTCTCATGTTCTGCAACTGCCCTGCGGAGCTCTGCTGCCGTCCTGAGCTCTTCCCTGGCCTGCACTCTCAGAGGCCACCTTCTACCTCTCCAGCCTGGTCTCCTGGCTCCTCCGgctcctcttctcctctgcccTGCCCTATGGTGGGCATTCTCCACCCAGACAATCAACACGTCCCTCCTGAGTGGCTCCTTcgtggttttctctttctacaccTCCCCATAGGAGAACTCATCACCCCGCTGCTTCACCTGTCCTCCATGCAAATGGCACACTTGCTGGAAAAACTCGGGAGGTCTATGACCAGAGGCCTCCCATGTCAGGGGTCAAGAGCAATAGAAGCTTTGGGAGGAGGTATCTCTCTGGTGGCAAGCTGgcagctctgctctgctccttccCATTGCCCTCTCCTTTTCACAGCTGAACTACCTGGGGCCCCCTTTCAACGAGCCTGACTTCAATCCTCCTCGGCTGGGGGCAGAAACTCTGCCCAGGGCCACGGTCAACTTGGAAGTATGGCGAAGCCTCAATGACAGGCTGCGGCTGACCCAGAACTATGAGGCCTACAGTCACCTCCTGTGTTACTTGCGGGGCCTCAACCGTCAAGCTGCCACAGCTGAACTACGACATAGTCTGGCCCATTTCTGTACCAGCCTCCAGGGCCTGCTGGGCAGCATTGCAGGAGTCATGGCAACTCTTGGCTACCCATTGCCCCAGCCTCTGCCAGGGACTGAGCCAGCCTGGGCCCCTGGTCCTGCCCACAGTGACTTCCTCCAGAAGATGGATGACTTCTGGCTGCTGAAGGAGCTGCAGACCTGGCTATGGCGTTCAGCCAAGGACTTCAACCGGCTTAAGAAGAAGATGCAACCTCCTCCGGCAGCTTCAGTCACTCTGCACTTGGAGGCCCATGGtttctgacctctgacccttAACCCCTGGCACCTCCAGCCCCAGTCAGCTGTGCTTCCATTGTGGGGTGAAAAATCCTGTATACCAACATTTGTTGAGCCAGGAGCCAGACCATGGAAGCTCAGCCTTGGTTGGGGAGTGTAACTCAATAAGCCCTCTAGCTCCTAGGGTCCTAGGTCTGGGGAAAACAATGGGCATCAAGAGGTAATGCCTGACGGAgccaaatggctcagtgggtataaaggttctccctgcctcctgctttcTGCTTGCCACTTGCCAGTATCCACTCAGTTCCTCACGTGGCATTTGCAGAAGCACACCTGGAGGGTATGGGTGGGGGCCACTGTAGCATGTGCCTTTCTGGGATAAGGCCCCTtggcttccctccctctccttggaTGGGTATTGCTCCCCTACCCCAGTAACTACATATCCAGTTCAGGAAACAAAGCAACCAGTCTAAAGAAAAGTGTTATAGTAAGTGGAGGGGATAGGGTCTATACTGGAGGTGGCCTAGAAACCAGAAGATGTAATCCTAGAAGAAAGGGGCAGGGACAGACCAGACCCAGCAGTTACCAAGACAGTTGGTAGCACAGGGCGGGAAACAAAAGCCATGTGGAACATTAGCACCTTGCCTTGAATTTTCTTGCCAGCATCTTGGtgcctcctctctgccccctTTCCCAGGGTATCTGTGGTTGCCTGGGCTGGGGAGGgcagccatagccatagccacaGGGTTTCCTGAAAGTTTACATTGCAGTAGCATTGTGGGGTGAGGGGATGGCTCCCCCAGGCTCtatccccagccccacccactcaTGACTCTAAgtttgttgtattaatatttatttatttggagatgTTATTTATTAGATGATATTTATTGCAGAATTTCTATTCTTGTATTAACAAATAAAATGCTTTCCCCAGAACTTGGACTCCTTGCCTAGCTTGGTAATCTTCCTGGAGTACATTGCTGGTGACCCTGGCCCTGCCTCTTTATACCATAGAGGTACACAGGCCTTGGGGTACAGGCTCCTTCTGGCCCTGGAGCAACCTATCCACTCCCTTGCCACGCCTACAGTGCCTTGGTCCTCCCAGATagctgtgtgtgtttcatgttgTCTGCCAGTCTTCCTTCCCTCTGGACTGCTTGTCTGGTCTCCCAGGTCTGTCTGGCTTTGAATTTCCCCACTCTACCTCAGCCTGCACTTGGTGGGAAGAGCTGTTATGCTCCTTTCTGACTTTCTAATCACAAACCCCTGACATTCAGTCCCAAGCTTCCCCATGTCTTCATTAGCCCCATAAGGGGCCCTCACCTTACTCTTCTAGGAAGGTTGATGGACAGCAGCCAAGTCAAAGTCCTTTCCTGTGGATCTGTTCCTTTTCCTCCAGTGTAAACGCCTATTTGGAGGAAGAGAATGGGATAGATGGGAGGGATAATGGAAGCTCCAATCTCATTTTATAGCCTGTTACTTGGATAGCCTTAGACTAGTTTTCTGGTCTTTGGTTTCCctatctgttttttgtttttttttgtttgtttgtttgttttgttttttggagacagggtttttctgtgtagccctggctgtcctggaattcactctgtagaccaggctggccttgacctcagaaatctgcctgcctctgcctcccaagcgctgggattagaggcatgcaccaccactgcccagctgttgaCAGCTGCTTTAAAGACTTAATTACCTTCTTTTCACACACTGCTGGGTATATTGAAACCAAAAGAAGACTCAAACCTAAGTTGACTTCTCTTGTGGAAGAAAGTTCAGCTTCCCTGAAATAATAAGGTATAGAAGCCCATTTACATGATTGAGTGGACAGGGCAAGTACAGGAGCCCTAGAGAAGGTGTAGGGTGACGAGTTTCTGGCTGCCGATGCATGGGCTGACCAACCTCAGCATCATGTCCTAGAGTCACCTGTCCCAAGTGGAACATGTCCTGATTCTGTGGGCTGAGACAACTGTGCAGACACTCAACAAAACTCTGCCCCTTTGCCTAATGAGACACACTAGAAAGGAGATCAGGCTTTCTCTACACATAGGCAAAATATATCTTGGCTTGTGATATGAAAAACATTAAGCAAGGATGTatgaggaaggcagagggggaGCAAGGGTCCTGTCTTCATGGTAATCTCACAGTGTTAGCTGGTGAGTTTCTTAAGAGGCCAACAccagccggacagtggtggtgcacacctttaatcccagcacttgggaggcagaggcaggtggatttctgagttcaagcccagcctggtctacagagtgacttccaggacagccaaggctacacagagaaaccctgtcttgaaaaaaatggacaaaaaaaaaaaaagaaaaaaaaaaaaaagaggccaacACCAGTCTTCCTCTGTAgtattttctccatctctccctttgctccttctttccttctctccctccctcttccctttctcctcttttttcccctttcctctcctggtCCTCTTTGTTCTCCTTCCCCTACCCCAGCCTTTTTTCTCTCACTTTGTAGCCTGAGTTGCCTTTGAACTTGCAGTTCTCCCgcccctcctccccaccacctctgcagtgctggtttaaaaggcatacaccaccatgctctGCTCTTTCTGCTCTGTGTGGCACCAGCCAGCCTGAAGTGTTTCACTGATGTATTCTGTAAGTGTGGAACAAAGCAATCTAGGATGAGATGAGTAGGACGACCACTCATAAATGTTAGGATAGGATGTGGCACATTTACTTAAACGTAGAAAGACCTAGGCAATGGGCCactgagacggctcagtgggtaaaggtgcttgaagccaaacatgagtttgatctctgttacttacatggtagaagaagaaagcCAATAAATATTAGGAAAGGTAAGGACCCATCAAATGAAAGTGTAAGACATGGCAGTACCTAATGGGTGAAGGCCTTCTGGGAGCGTGTAGGGAGGAAGCAGTGTGTCTCCCTGTTGATGTGGGTGTGTGGTGCCTGGCGCGGAGCAAGTGCTCAGTGCATCTTTTGCATAAAGGCTCAGGGTGAGATTCAGTACTGTTCTCAGAGGACAGGAAGATTTTGGATAGGCAGAGATGAGTCAGGATACAGGTGAATCTCCTTTTCAGGCAGACAGTATTTGGGGGGCAGGCTCCAGGATTGCTCAGCCACGCACCCAGATAATGTTTTGCATAATGCAAGACACAGTAAAATCCTTGGTAATTTGATTTAAAGTGACGTAAAGACTGTCTAGTCAGGAGTTTTGAAGGGCTTAGAAGCTGAGAGCTGATCAGCAGTCTCCATCCCTGGAAGAACTGAGAGGAGAAAATAGAGGAAACACAGCAGCTTGGGCACTTAGGAACCATGGgcaacttgtttgtttttggatatagggagctatgtagaccaggctcacttAAAACtcatagtgatcctcctgcttcagtgtcCTAAGTGCTGGCGTTATAGGCATGTACTAACATGCAGACCCCATATAGGAGCCTTTGAAATAACAggtgagaggggctggagagatggctcagtggctaagagcactgactgctcttcctaaggtcctgagttcaaatcccagcaaccacatggtggctcacaaccatctgtaatgagatctgatgccctcttctggggtgtctgacagctacagtgtactcacatacattaaataaataaataaatctttaaaaaaaaaaaagaaagaaaaaagaaatagccgGTGAGAGACAGACACCGAACTATGAGTCCAAGAGAGATACAGTGTGAGGAGAGCAGAAGTGAATGTGTTCTGTGTCCTGTGGCAAAG includes:
- the Clcf1 gene encoding cardiotrophin-like cytokine factor 1 isoform X1 — translated: MDLRAGDSWGMLACLCTVLWHLPAVPALNRTGDPGPGPSIQKTYDLTRYLEHQLRSLAGTYLNYLGPPFNEPDFNPPRLGAETLPRATVNLEVWRSLNDRLRLTQNYEAYSHLLCYLRGLNRQAATAELRHSLAHFCTSLQGLLGSIAGVMATLGYPLPQPLPGTEPAWAPGPAHSDFLQKMDDFWLLKELQTWLWRSAKDFNRLKKKMQPPPAASVTLHLEAHGF
- the Clcf1 gene encoding cardiotrophin-like cytokine factor 1 isoform X2 → MLACLCTVLWHLPAVPALNRTGDPGPGPSIQKTYDLTRYLEHQLRSLAGTYLNYLGPPFNEPDFNPPRLGAETLPRATVNLEVWRSLNDRLRLTQNYEAYSHLLCYLRGLNRQAATAELRHSLAHFCTSLQGLLGSIAGVMATLGYPLPQPLPGTEPAWAPGPAHSDFLQKMDDFWLLKELQTWLWRSAKDFNRLKKKMQPPPAASVTLHLEAHGF